The Argiope bruennichi chromosome 5, qqArgBrue1.1, whole genome shotgun sequence genome segment ttagcttttattattccttgaaatattatatattgctgccaaaatatattttttttgttactatgaGCCGGTTCAAAAATTTCCTTTAGCCTgtcatatgataaaataatatgtaaatttttgtaagaatttcaATGATCCGatctaaactaaaatttgaaactctTAACCCTAATGCACGTActaaaaatgtaagcattgttgttaaataaaatattcatgtcAGTAAGAAATTAAGATGGACTATTTAGACCCTGTTTGAAACCTAACATCAGAGTTTCAAttactgaaatgtaaaaataaactttgatttgTTTCGTCACTTCTTCCCTAAACTTAAGTTCTTTGCTAACTGAGGATtcaaagtacaatttttttcgatatttttttcttttgtttatttgttaattaGCATGCGAAAATACAACCTTTGGGATCTTCTAGACcagaatatttgaaaagtaatttctttttccgcttcatcatttttttataataatcccAAGTTAACCATTCATTATCTTACTtcctttttttcatcaaaaataatttatttaaaaaattatgtttgcttcgaaagaattgaaagaaattattgaacATTGTTTTGGTAAGAACGAATACCTATTCTTTTTATTGGTATCAGAATGAGAAAAAAGTACGAGACATCTACTTAAAAACATTCGtctgaaataatatttccatatCAAACGATAATAATTATCGATCAATCTACGCATTTCCACATGTCAACTTGCAGATCTGCTTTATCGTTTAAACAATCAAACAAATTACAactaaaaaaatcacatttattagTATATAATACAAAGAACGAACATGAAACATGCCATTCGATTATACATGGAACGGAATACATCGTTGTTCGATTTATCACCGTTGAAATCCAGATGTTAACGGAAGAAAGAAAAGCCTTCCTCACACGAGAGTCGTTGACTGCAGTCCAAAGATTAAGAAAACAGTTCATAGATGAAGTTAGAATGGTCGGAAGTATGtatcgataaaaaaaaggaatacacAACGAATTAATACATCGataatttgaaacaaacattCTCGTTACAATTATCCAGAGCTGAGTGATGCATATGACTAATGATGGTTCCTCTGGACCTCTGATCAATCATTATTCTCCTCCGAAATGCCACTGTCATCCGTGTGGATGTTGTTTTCTTGAGAGTGAACTTGCCCTTGAGCGGATCCGTTCTCTTTGACTTCTTTGACCTCTTCACGGTCATCGCCAGATTTCTTCTTGGAAGTTCGATACTCCTCCTGggaaacaaatagaaataatgtTATTGTTGAAGGTATAAAAATCACAATAAGCTTGTCATTTTTGGGGCACTCAAAGTTTCTTTCAGGAAATGATCAACAATGAATGTTTTACAACGAATTCTTATGTAAAACTTGGATTTGTAAATTTACAGACATAAGCAATTAATTGTAAGTGAAACTATAGagttttaaaatacaacaaaagacattttgtaagtattttgtgAAGACATTTGGTAAAGAGATTTTTAGTAtgatgaatttcatttcttttatatgaaatgctACTTACAAGCCAAGACACTAATCCATATAAGTACATAGGCAGGAGCTGAGGAATCAACTTTGCCATTCCCAAAACCGATAGAATCCCATTTCTTACTGCCACTACGACAGCGGGAGCTTGGtgctacaaaaagaaaaaaaaggaactaatgaagtgacatattaaaattaaaaagtgcacaaaatttattaattaatgtttgccTTCAGCTAAAATTCGTCGCACATTCAAATAAGAATGTAAACAATTGTTCCTCTATGTTTTCTATTTTACATATTATCTagaaatattgagtaaaataaattcatataatagtacagaaaaataatgaatgtttttaaaaacagttagcaaattcttttatcttcgtttttataaactatatttatcgatgcaaacaaaaaaaatggcataaaaattaaattcctgacACTCGataaatttgtttacttttttttatattattacaaaaacattccgtatatttacattttgtgtcatcaaaattcatttcttgatcTTTTATTTGCAATCATTGTTTCTtgtatactaatatttaaaattataaatttttaactttaattttcttaaatatattattgctattaatattcAATTGGAGAACAAGCTAGTCATTAGAAGCGgttagtaatttatataaatgatgcGATAATGAATAGAACGATACGAAATGatcaagaaattgaaaaatagttttcccAACCCTCGATGTATCGTACCAATTCCTGGGTGTCGCTCTTTCCATCAGCTTGTGTTGGGGTTTGGGAGAAAGATGTGTACGTAGAAGCAACCTGCTTACTGACGAGTCTCGCTAAATGCAAAAGTTGTTGTTCGATTcggttctaaaaaataaaaaaaagtaaccaaCTGTTAAGAAATATGCagcaaatgttaaataaaataatctaaataagaatacaaatttaaagtaatgcatttttttttttcatatttgaatgcGATATGGAAAGATTACATTCGTATtccattacaaatattatttctaatccGGATCATATTCTAGATTTCAGCTTAAAAGTGACGAAGGACTTTTATACAGTATCTCGGGAATCTATCTGGGTATAAAAACTAGCAAAACAACATCACTCTAAGTTGTAATTCTCATATTGGAAGTAATATTGCTTAACTCATGTTCGATAAAATTTCATCACAGCAGTCCAGCTATCGAAAGAtaacttttggatttttttaatcaacaagcaagaaaattttttatgccAATACAGAAGCATGAGAATACTTGGTAACCGACTTTACCCAAGTTCTCAAATGGAAAACATCGTCCTAGACTATTCATCAGCTGAgcatcttgaaaatattttagctgGCATTATATTTAATCAACTCAACAATTCTAATCAGAGGTTGCAAGTAACTTCCATGAATATCTATTTTAACTTTAGGTATAAACAGAGATTTGAGCCTAATAGTTTAAGCAATAAATTCTATTTAGGAGATAAAGGCTTTTGTATTGTGACTACGATCAAAACTTTACTTTTTTgccatttattatcattattaaaaaaaattctgctaacTTTAGATGCTTAGGGGGAtagtttgattgaaatttcaatgCTGGTTGAATTGTGCTGAGCtcgtaataatttaatatacaaaaattaattcatttaaaacaatagaaaaaaaagcaaagttaTAAAATGAGCAAAATCCTATGAGAAATTTGATATTGTACATAAAATCAATGTCATGAATAAAGAACACATAAGCATGGTAAGATTCTCCAAATCTTCCAAAGTAAGATAAGCCTTTCCAAAGCATTTTATCCTGAGAAAatcctatttaaaatatttacataaaatatgttgAATGAAAAGAGTAGTAAGTAGGAGCGGGATCTGAATGAAGTAATGTCCTGAGTGAAATAAGCAGGGTTTAGACGGAATCATGTTAATATGACATTAGTCGAGGATtgagatactttttaaaaatcaaaaatagatgaTTAGATGAAGGGCAATTTATAATAGTTGCCACGCAAGTGGCCACATAAGCTATAAGCGTTGCTGTAAGAATAACAGAATAATGGCAAACTAAAAAATGCATAACAGAATAATGGCATAATAACAGAATAACAGAATaatggcaaataaaaaataatgctgtaaCTTATAACAGAATAATggcaaaatatttgatattaatgtGTAGGACGGATCGAGATTAgtagtatattattattttggtctTATATAGGTGAGGAAATGGCACGTTGAAGGCACTCTTGTAAAAAGTCATACCCAATCCGGATTTCAGCCAGTACAATTCGCTAGTAGATCGCTATGAACCATTTTATTAATGAACAAAAACGTAGTTTATAGAAAGATGTAGTATATGAGTAGTATGATCATCAAATTACATTGTATCctcaataaatcaaattattattatatatatttaaattcaactaaatattgatataatcATGCAATCAATTCATACCTTTTCAGCTTCGTCCGCTTCTGGTACTTTTTGTTGCCAGATAGCTACCCACAGCTTGTTAGCATAAGCGATGGCTGCATCgacatttgttttagaaatttcgatctaaaaaaaatgagattcttttctttaaaattagaataaattttatttaaatccattaattttatgcacttttaatataaataaagagtaAGTGTTTTATGTCAGCATGAAGAAACATTTGAATTTAGAAACTTAGCGACGTTTGATCTAAAACTTTAGAAACATAggcaaattcatttatatatatatatatatataatataagcattattttatttgaagcagaatgcagtttgaagacagtgaagaaacttttgattttgtgacgtcgttttatttcatcttgaagaagcaggcattatttacaagcaggagcgacgaacaacacacacaacacagaacgacacagaaagaaatgagagaaaaactcttggacattttatccctagtcttatataacctgagattttgacagggaaaatatttcttttcagtgataatatattaagatttctatAGGGATTTTTGCTACGCGCGTCGACAAGGTaagggaaaacacagggatctttaaaaaaaatgtgcttgttgggcatttttctagcccttcacgcgGAGTATGGGGAAGTTAGGCATTTAGCCGATTcatcaattttacaaagctttcttgaatgaattaattagagaaagtggaattggatcaagaaataagagaatgaacttactttgagctaaattaagataaagctttggaaatttggattaaattaagagtaagaatatcatatatatatatatatatatatatatatatatatataatataaattgtttaataatctACTTTTGAGAAAATACcctcaaatatattttaagaggGATTTTATTTAGAGCAGTTTAATcacaatctaaaaataattaatataaatatagtttcaatagctttataaaatttacaagtGACCATGCCATTTCTATGTAATATATTGccataattgatattttttattagcttATCATAAGAACAAAGCCATTAAGTGTAAGTAGTTAAggtctttattaaataaataccatCATGCATTATTTAATGGTTATGAAAGCAATACGGTGGAAATAGTATTTTCGTTCCTCGCTAAGTCTTCAAGGAATAGATTTCTATAGAATATCCATTTAATAAAAGTATCTGCAAATACTGTTATTCCTTAATTCTATACGAAATTACCGAAGACTCTACGTTTGTGCTAACTTCAGACTAACTATTATGAAAGACAGAGAGTAATCAAATAATGGAACCATGAATTCTTACCAGCCTGATGGGGTAGATGAGAAATAGATCAAAAGCTTTTTCCTGGATGTTTTCCGACTGGATTAAAATGGCTCTATAGGCTCTTCTTCGGAGGACGTTGGACAATCGTGTAACGCGAACCAGCATGGAtggcttttctttctcttctttagTACCATTGCTTTGATTTTCATctaggaaaaaaatgataaaatttgaaaagcggAACATCGgtaatgatttttaaacaatgagtaaattagaattagaatttgtTCTATCCGTGAAACAATTATTACcattgaagaattaaaacaaaaataaatcctaTTACCCCAAAGATAGCATGTAATCGAAAATTAACAACCTTGATGATTCTTCAGATTGCTCGAAATATAAATTCTATCAAGACTGTGAATCAGATGTGCACATCTAATAATTAACAATGCTAATTTTTGAACAAAGAATAGGGATCGAAACGATATTTGCTGTGTTCACGGTCCAGAATTCTCATTTATTATGGCATACAGTAAGACCTTTCGCCAAACAAATTCAAAGTATAGCAACATCAAATGGATAGCTTTCTTCAGTAATAGAAATTGTGTCTATGAATATCGATAAATATGCTTTACAGCTTGATAAAAATAGGACATCGcctgaaaataaattccaaaatatctttttttgaggaaaaattaatataagttcGGGTTTTATTTTAGAGGAAATGCTGTAACTCTTGGATTGGCAGCAAGCGCACAGCAAAAGCATTTCTGGTGTCtgacaaaattttacatttgtataAAACTTAGATGCATGTTATTAAATGAGTACACGATATTATTCAAAGTTAAGATGTAATTTTAGGACATCctgtatatttgattttaaatctatataaaatggaactttttatgtaaataatttaaaggttcctctttttaaaaaaattgaaaaatttaaatattgttcatttatggacatttttttttctaaaagagatCCCTAGTAATCATCTTGTTGATGgaaaatgaatatatgtatttaatgcTTCTGAACTAATATTGATGGAAACTAGAGGAAAAATTGTCATTTCTCACGAAACCAAATCATTCAGAccttatatctttaaaaagatagggaagttttaaaaaataaatttaaataaatgcctcCAGATATTATCAGATTTTACTTTTTAGATCAGAGTatgatgctattttttttctttaaaaatcattattcccACACTTTTCTCTGatctgattttattttgataaaaacttgTCAACAACACTCACGCGACCTTCGGACTTTCATAAAATACTGATATGGCCCgcaaaaatactttcaaatacaGAAAATTCCGCAATCTCGGGGTGAATAGACTTTTCTAGATAATATCACCTTTGAGCCTGGCCTGCATCGAAAAAACACGAGAATTTTGGATGATACTCAAAAACATTATCAATATGTGATGATAAAGCTATATTCATACTTGACATTAAATCGATACTGTTATTAGCCTTGAGCTGAGCGATAAAATAGTGATGAAGCGACGAATCTTGACGTTTGAGTGGAAAATTTTGTGAAGCCCTTGGATTTCCAGCCCGCTGTCTGGTTCTCCATTGACCTTGTCGAGACTGTAGAAg includes the following:
- the LOC129969317 gene encoding perilipin-1-like isoform X2 encodes the protein MARGEGDTPLKSNFVERVVKLPIVHKALDYATNTYSHIKESNRLVNFTLTNAEKTATFVAGQAKPVVLKFEKQIQVVDELACKGLGTLEEKVPFIKKPADEIIGDTRKLYVSTVNSRIEDIKKYGNDKVKYAADFGLKRATAIFGESVVKSVLSSMDSVLVITQSYIDYVLPPSKDENQSNGTKEEKEKPSMLVRVTRLSNVLRRRAYRAILIQSENIQEKAFDLFLIYPIRLIEISKTNVDAAIAYANKLWVAIWQQKVPEADEAEKNRIEQQLLHLARLVSKQVASTYTSFSQTPTQADGKSDTQELHQAPAVVVAVRNGILSVLGMAKLIPQLLPMYLYGLVSWLEEYRTSKKKSGDDREEVKEVKENGSAQGQVHSQENNIHTDDSGISEENND
- the LOC129969317 gene encoding perilipin-2-like isoform X1, whose protein sequence is MLRLHRSKKRRHSTKMARGEGDTPLKSNFVERVVKLPIVHKALDYATNTYSHIKESNRLVNFTLTNAEKTATFVAGQAKPVVLKFEKQIQVVDELACKGLGTLEEKVPFIKKPADEIIGDTRKLYVSTVNSRIEDIKKYGNDKVKYAADFGLKRATAIFGESVVKSVLSSMDSVLVITQSYIDYVLPPSKDENQSNGTKEEKEKPSMLVRVTRLSNVLRRRAYRAILIQSENIQEKAFDLFLIYPIRLIEISKTNVDAAIAYANKLWVAIWQQKVPEADEAEKNRIEQQLLHLARLVSKQVASTYTSFSQTPTQADGKSDTQELHQAPAVVVAVRNGILSVLGMAKLIPQLLPMYLYGLVSWLEEYRTSKKKSGDDREEVKEVKENGSAQGQVHSQENNIHTDDSGISEENND